GGGCGGGCCGCATCAGGCGAATCACATGGCAAGAGGGGATTGTTTTTCTCGCGCGGCCGTCATGCACTCTCGGCTTGTGCGGCATGGGCCGGTCGCTATGATGTTCGGCCTATGCCAGCGAATATCCGAGAGATCAAGGGCCGGATCAAGGCCGTGGGCAACATCAAGCGCATCACGCACACGATGCAGCTCATTGCCTCGGCCAAGTTCCAGCAGATGCAGAAGCGCGCGACCGATGCGCAGGCCTATACCCACAAGGTCGCCGAGGTCGTCGGCGAGGTCGCGTCGACCATGAGCCCGGGCGAGGTGGACCTGCCGCTGATCAGCCCGCCGGCCCAAAAAGTCGGCAAGGAGCTGCTGCTCGTGCTGACGTCCAGCCGGGGCTTGTGCGGGGCGTACAACGGCAACGTGATGCGCAAGGCGCTCGCCCACCTCAACGCCCAGGGCCAGCAGAACATCGACCTCGAAGTCGTCGGCAAGAAGGGCGTGGGGATGTTCAAGTTCTCGCGTGTGCCGGTGGATGTGGTCCACGACACGATCAGCGACACGCCGGGCTACGACGAGGTCGCCGCGATCGCGCAGACGTATATGGATGCGTACATCGACGGCAACTACGACGCGGTGCGGGTGTGCTATATGGCGTTTCGCTCGATGTCCAAGCAGGAGCCGGTGCTGCAGACGCTGTTGCCGCTGGAGCCGCCGGACGGGGGAAGTGGCCCAGTGGCCGAGCGGTCTAGTGGTCAAGTGAAAGACTCGGCCACTGGGCCACAGGACCACTCGACCACTTCCGCCGTCAACTACGAGTTCTCGCCCGGCCCGGAAGAGCTGCTGGGTGAGCTTTTGCCGATCACGGTGAAGTCGACGCTGTTCCAGTGCTTCAACGAGGCGATCGTGAGCGAGCAGATCGCGCGGATGGTCGCGATGAAGTCGGCGACCGATGCGGCGGGCAAGATGGGGAAATCGCTCAAGCGGCAGTTCAACCGCGCCCGCCAGGCGGCGATCACGACCGAGCTGTCGGAGATCATCGCCGGTGCGGCGGCATTGGAATAGACCCCCGGAATACTGGGCAGGCGCTCGGGCCTGTCTTTGCGGGAATGGAAGGCGGGCCGGCGGTCGGTCCCACGGCGTATGAAAAACAAACGCCCCGGCAAGCTGATGTTGGGGCTCAAGCCCCAGGACCTAAGGGCCCTGGGCATCGGGCTCGAACTCGCGGCGGTGATCGGCGGGGCCGCGTGGCTGGGCCACTGGGCCGACGGCAAGTTCGGCACCTCCCCCTGGCTGGCGTTTACAGGCGTCGTCTTCGGGCTCACCGGCGGCTGCTGGCACGCCCTGAAGATGGCCAACCACGGCAAGACGCCCGACATCCCCGGCATCACGGCGAAGAAAAAGAACACGACCCGCAAACCAAACGACACGCAAGCCGACAAGACAGACGACCCCGACCGATGAGCACACCGACCGCCACCAACCCGCACACCCGCGTCGCCCGCGCCGCCGTCCTGGCCGGCGTGCTGAGCGCGCTCGCGGTGGGCGCGGCGTATGGCGTGGCCCGGCTGGCCGGCGCGGAACTCGTCGCCAAGGACATCGCGATGGTGGGGGGGCTCTTGCTCCTGGCCGGTGTGCCCGGGCTCGTGTTCGCGGCCCTCGCGGCCGGCCGGATGCGCGGCGGCGCGGTCTACGGCTTTCTGGGCGGGATGCTCGTCCGCATGCCCGCCGGCGCAGCCCTCGCGCTGTGGGGCGCGAAGTGGGGGCTCGCGAGTTCGCCTGCGTTTACCCAGTGCATCGCCGCGGGCTACCTCGTCCTGCTTGTGATTGAAGTCCTCATCCTTGCCCCGGCCGTCAAGGCCACCGCGGGGATCGCGCCGGACACGACCCGACCCGAAACTGACACGACCGGCTTCGCTGCGACGCCGACACTCCCCAAGGAGTCCTGCTGATGTTCACGACACTCGCCGCCGAGGGCGGCAAGCTCAGCGCCGAAAGCCACATCGAACGCCACGGCTTCTTCCAGATCGTCGGCGGCGAGGAGGGCGGCTTCTGGTCGCTCTGGTTCAACAACCACCTGCTCATGAGCTTGGTCGCCTCGGCGATCGCGCTGTTCGTGCTCTGGCTCGTCGCCAAGAAGATGCAGCCCCGCCCCGAAGAGGGCGCCAAGGGCTACGTCACCCGCGGCGGGCTCGCCGGGTTCTTCGAGATGATCCTCGTCTACCTCCGCGACGAGACCGTCAGGCCCCTGCTCCACGGCAAGACCGACAAGTACATCGGCTTCCTCTGGTCGCTCTTCTTCTTCATCCTCTTTGGCAACCTCGTCGGCATGCTCCCCATCGGGCCCGTCCTCGGCCTGATCGCGGGCAAAGACTGGTCGCACACCGGCGGGACGTTCACCGGCAACTGGAACTTCACGATCGCCCTGGCCGTGATCGCCTGCATCGTCTGGCTCGTCGCGGGGCTTAAAGAAGGCGGCATGGGCTACATCAAGCACTACTGGGTCGTGCCGCTGGGCGACCAGCCCAAGGCGCTCTGGCCGCTGCTCATCGTCGTGGGCATCATGATCGCGATCCTCGAAGTCGCGGGCAACGTCCTCATCAAGCCCTTCGCGCTGTGCGTGCGTCTGGTCGCCAACATGATGGCCGGCCACATGGTGCTCGGCTCGATCGTCATCATCTCCGTCGTCGCCTTCGACAGCGGCAGCTACGCCGGGTCGGTCATCGCCTTCCTCGGCTCGCTGGCGATCTTCTTCCTCGAACTCTTCGTCGCCTTCCTCCAGGCCTACATCTTTATGTTCCTGACCGCGATCTTTATCTCGCTGGGCATGCCCCACGAGCACGACCATGAACACGCCGGCCACGACGAGCACGGCCACGAACTGATCGACGGCCCCCACGGCATGAACCCGCCCGCCGGGCAAGAACTCCCCGCGTCCAGCTAAACACACAATAGACCGGGCTTCTTGTAAGCCCTCCCGAACACGGGCCCGCCGGTGTACCGCCCCCCAAAGACCGGCAAGTGATCCTTCCTTCCCCATTCCCCCTTTTATTCGGAGTTTCTCATGTTGAACGTTCTTGCAAGTCTCGACGCCGCCGGCTGGGCCGCGGGTCTCGCCGGCGTCGGTGTCGGCCTCTGTGTCCTCGGTGCCGGCATCGGCATCGGCAACATCGGCGGCAACGCCACCCAGGCGACCGCCCGCCAGCCCGAGGCCTCGGGCCAGGTCTTCCTCCAGATGCTGATCGCCGCCGCGCTGATCGAAGGCGTCGCGTTCTTCGGCATCCTCCAGGCCAGCGGTGGCGGCGCCGCCGCGATCGAAGCCGCCGAGGGCATGAACGACGAGACCGCCCTGGTCGCGCCCGCCGACGACACCGTCTACATCATCGAAGAAGACGAAGTCCACTAAGCGATATCGCTCAGGCGGCCGCCCGCCTGGCACACGTTTTCCACCCCGCCGGGCCCAAACGCCCGGCGGGGCATTGCGCCGCGATCCCTGTATATTGTTAGCCCCCTTTTGCACGCCAGGCCTACCGCCATGAAGCACACGCTACGACTCTCCGCCCTCCTCACCGCGCTGCTGGTCTCTCTGCCGACCTTCGCCGCCGAGACCGACGAAGCGCACGGCGAACACGCCCACGTCGAGGGCGACCCGATGGGTCTCTTCGGCCTGGAGATGATCTGGGCGACCGTCCTCTTCCTGCTCTTCGCGGGCATCCTCGGCTTCTTCGTCTGGCCCAAGATCCTCAAGGCCCTGCAGGACCGCGAGCAGAAGCTCGAAGGCGACCTCGTCGGCGCCGAGCAGGCGCGTAAGGACGCCGACGCCGCGCTGGCCGAGTACAAACTGAAGATCGCCGAAGCGCAAAAAGAGGCCGGCCAGGTCGTCGCCGAGGCCCGCGCCGCCGCGACGCAGAGCGCCGCCAAGATCATCGCCGACGCCGAAGCCCAGGCGACGCAGCGCAACGAACGCAACCTCGCCGAGATCGCCGCCGCCAAGGAGCAGGCGATCAGCGACATCCACAGCCAGACCGCCGAGCTCGCGACGCTGGTCGCGTCGAAGATCCTCAAGCGCGAGATCAACGCCCAGGACCAGCAGCAACTCGTCGACGACTCGCTCGCCGAACTCACCGCCGCGAACAACTAAACCTGACGCCCCCGACCGCGCAGGCCAACCCGCAGGCGAAACACGATGGCCCGCAAAGGATTCTGGAACAAGCTCTTCGGCGGCGACGAACCCCCGGAAGACCGGCCCAAAGAAACGCCGCCCCGGCCAGAACCCCAAGCCGAACCCGACCCGCCAGCGCAGCCGGAACCCAGTGACCCCCCGGCCGGCCAAGACGGCACCCCCCAAGACCCCGCCGAAGAGATTGAAGACGACCGCGACCTCATCGACATCGACACAGAGACAGACACAGACGCCGTATCGACACCGCCGCAAACGCCCGAAGTGACCGACACGCCCGAAGCGCCCGCCGACCCCGACCCCGTTCCCGGAGACGTCCCCTTGCCCCAGACCGCCGAACTCAAGACCGACGCCGTGGGCCGGGTGTATGCCGGGGCGCTGCTGGACCTCGCGCGTGAAGCGGGCGAGCAGGACGCGGTCGCCCAGGAAGTCGGCGAGCTGCTCCCGCTGGTCGAGTCGGGCAGCGACCTGCACCGGCTGTTGACCAACCCCGTCATCAGCGCCGACGAGCGGTCGAAGATCATCGGCCGCGTCTTCGAGGGCAAGGTCAGCGACCTGCTGCTGCGGTTCCTGAAAGTCGTGGCCGACAAAGACCGCCTGGGCAGTCTGGGGCCGATCCTCTCGGGCTACCTGCTCGCGATCGCGGAGTCGGGCGGCAAGGTCACGGTCGACGCCTACGTCGCCGCCGCGATGGACGACGCCACCGCCAGCCGCGTCGCCGAACGCATCGGCCAGTCGCTGGGCAAAGAAGTCGCGCTGCGCCAGCACGTCGACGAATCCCTCATCGGCGGGCTGAAGATCAAGGTCGGCGACAAACTGATCGACGCGAGCGTCGCGTCGCAGCTCCGGGCGATGAAGAACAAGATGATTGCGGGGAAGCAGCAGTAGTGGCCAAGCGGCCAAGTGGTCCAGTGGCCGAGTAAAGAGGGCGGTTGTGGCCAAGGTAAAACGGTATGAAGACTTGGTCGTGTGGCAGAAGGCGTATGAGTTAGTTCTTCAGATCTACACGCGAACGAAGATGTTCCCCGCAGACGAGAGATTCGGGTTGACACAGCAGATGAGGCGGGCCGCCGTAAGCGTCGTCTCAAACATCGCGGAAGGGTTTGGTCGCCGTACGACCGCCGACTTCCTCCGGTTCCTCGATATGTCTCGGGGCTCCGTCAACGAGTTGGAAACACAGACAAGGATCGCCATCGGATTGAAGTACATCGAGCCTGACGAGCAACTCAGGCAACTGATCGGCGATGTGGAACGCCTCCTCGCCGGCCTAATCCGCTCACTCGAACGTAAACAACAGAACTCCGGCCACTAGGCCACTCGACCACTAGGCCACTTGGCCACAAAGTTGCGGAGCAACCTCCCATGAAAATCAACACCGACGAAATCACCAGCGTCATCAAGCAGGAAGTCGCGAACTACAACACCCAGCTCGACGTGAGCCAGGTCGGCACCGTGGTCGAGGTCGGCGACGGGATCGCGCGGATCTACGGCCTGTCGAAAGCCATGGCCGGCGAGATGCTCGAGTTTGAGACCAAGGACGGCTCCACGGTCTCGGGCCAGGTGATGAACCTCGAAGAGGACATCGTCGGCGCGGTCATCTTCGGCGACTACCTCGGCGTGAGCGAGGGCATGACCGTCAAGAGCACGGGCCAGCTGCTCAGCGTGCCGACCGGTGAAGGGCTCCTGGGCCGAGTCGTCAACGCGCTGGGCGAGCCGATCGACGGCAAGGGCCCGGTCGCCGGCGACGTCGAGATGCGGAAGATGGACATCATCGCGCCGGGCATCGCCGCCCGCCAGCCCGTCAGCCAGCCGATGCAGTTCGGTGTCAAGGCCGTCGACTCGATGATCCCCGTGGGCCGGGGCCAGCGCGAGCTGATCATCGGCGACCGCAAGACGGGTAAGACCGCCGTCGCCATCGACGCGATCATCAACCAGAAGTACACGCACGAAGAAGAGGGCGAAGAGCCCGTCTACTGCTTCTACGTCGCGGTGGGCCAGAAGGACTCGACCGTCGCGGGCGTCGTCGATGCACTCCGCGAGAACGGCGCGATGGACTACACCACGGTCATCGTCGCCTCCGCCTCCGAGGCCGCGCCGATGCAGTACATCGCGCCCTACGCGGGCACGTCGATGGCCGAGCACTTCATGTGGAAGGGCAAGCACGCCCTGATCGTCTACGACGACCTTTCGAAGCAGGCCGTCGCCTACCGCCAGCTCTCCCTGCTGCTGCGACGCCCCCCGGGCCGTGAGGCCTACCCCGGCGACGTGTTCTACCTCCACTCCCGCCTGCTCGAACGCTCGACCAAACTCAGCGACGCCAACGGCGGCGGCTCGCTCACCTCGCTCCCCATCATCGAGACCCAGGAAGGCGACGTCTCGGCCTACATCCCGACCAACGTCATCTCCATCACCGACGGCCAGATCTATCTCGAACCCGACCTGTTCTTCGCCGGCGTCCGCCCCGCGATTAACGTCGGCATCTCCGTCTCCCGCGTCGGCGGCGCCGCACAGATCAAGGCGATGAAGAAGGTCGCCGGCTCGCTCCGCCTCCAGCTCGCCGCCTACCGCGAGCTCGAAGCGTTCGCGCAGCTCGGCACCGACCTGGACGCCTCGACCCAGAAAGAACTCGACCGCGGGGCCCGCATGGTCGAGCTGCTCAAGCAGCCCCAGTACCAGCCCATGCCCGCCGTCGACCAGGTCATCCAGATCTGGGCCGCCAGCAACGGCTACATGGACAAGATCAAGGTCGAACAGGTCCAGGACTACGCCGCGAAACTCGTCGAGTACTTCAAGACCCAGGGCAGCGCGACCTATGATGCGCTCAACGACTCCAAGGCCCTGGGTGACGACATCGTCGACGGGCTCAAGAAGGGCGCCGAGGCCTTCACCGCCGGGTACACCGGCTAAACACGCCGCGTTTGAAGATTGAACAACGATCCAGAAGCCCACGCCCTTTGAGCGTGGGCTTTTTTTACTTTCCCCTAGGCATATTCCGCACCATCGGTATCATGGCTTCATCGTTGTTCTATTCAGGGGCCAATCGATGCGCATCAAGTGGGCCGGTTTGTGGGTGCTGTTTCTCGCCCTTGCCGTCGGCTCCGCCGTGTTCCCCGCTGCGGCTCAAGACGGCACGATCGAGCCGACACCCGACCCGGTCTACCTGTCGGGACGGGTCGTCGATTCCGAGGGCGAGCCGATCGCGGGGGTCGAGCTCTACGCCATGCCGTGCGGGGTGCCGGGTCGGCTGGCGTCTGTGCTGATCCCGGGGTCGCGATACGAGAACGCGTTGTGGGGCGCGTCGACCGACGATCAGGGCGCGTTCTCGATTGCCGTCGCGTTCCCCGGCGTGATTTACCGGGTCGGGTGTCGCTATGACTCGACGGCCAGCTTCAGTACGCAAGAAGTGATCGCGGACCCCGGCGTGTCGGTGGAGATTGTTGCGTACCCGTTCGACCCCCAGCCCGTCATCGAAGGCCAGGTCGTTCGCAGCGACGGGACGTTCGCCGCGGGCGCGACGGTCGAGCTACTGGGACGCTACGCCGGGCAGCGATGGACCCGGCGGTGCGATGCGATGGGGCGGTTCTGCTTTGACGACATCTACGCACGGTCGTGGAATGGCGGGACGATCTACGCGAAACTTGATGGCGAAGTCTCGATACCCTACACCCCCGTCCAGATGCGGGCGTCGGGTGGACGGGTCGTGCTCGGCCTGCCGGGGATGGCGGTCGGCGTGCTGCGCGACCTGAAGACGGGTGAGCCGATCGTTGGGGCGACCATCATCGTCGAGCCAAGGCGTTACCCGCAGATCCGCTGGACCGCGACGACACATGACGACGGCTGGTTCCAGGTGCTCGACCTGCCGCCGGGCGAGTACCAGTACCGCGCGGTGTGTGAGTCGCACGCGGACCGGCCCCCGTCGTTGCGGCGTTGGGACTCGCGCCGGGTCCGTGTGCGCGCGGGCGAGACGGCCGAGTTGGCGGGCTTCCAGATGAGCGAGCGCGCCCTGCTCGGGGGCCGGGTGCTCGACGCCGATGGCCAGCCGGTGGCCGGCGCGCTGGTGGGCTGCATCTGCCACGCGGGCGCGTACGCCGACGGGGTCGACGCGGTCTACACCGACGCGGCGGGGCGGTACGAGCTGCACCCGGGCGCGTTCGACGAGGGCAATCTGCGCGAGATCCACGCCTACCACCCGGCGATGGGGAGCGGCTCGACGCGCATCGAGGTGTTCCTGCCCGACCCCCAGCGCAACAAGCTCGAGCCGGGCATGGCGATGACCCACTTCGATATCGTGCTGGGCGGCGCGACCCGGCTGCGCGGCCGAGTGACCGGGCCCGATGGTGAACCCCTCGCCGGCATCCGCTGCGGTTACTCGGGGTGGAATGTCCACGCGGCGACCGACGATGACGGCCGCTACGACCTGGGCATGGTCTCGCTTGCGACAGACCCGGGCGGCACCCGTCTGCGGCCCGTGCAAGCGATGCCGCGCGGCGTGATCACCGAGGGGTCCTACGCCCGCTGGCCCGACCGGGTGCGCCAGCCCGAGGAACGCCACTACATCGCGGGCAACGCGCAGGGCGAGCCGGGCCCGGGCGGGGAATCGACCGTCGATATCCAGCTCGAAGCGACCGACGTGTTGACCTTCGGCGGGCGGGTCAATCGGCCCGTGGCGTGGGGAGATCGCGGCCCGAAGGTCTACCTCATCCACGGCCGGGTCGAGGGCGAGCAAGTCCGCGACAGCGTGCTCAATTTCCTCAAACTCCTGCGGCGACAAGAAGAGCAAATCCGCATGCATGGCCATGTCTCTCAGCTGCCGATCGACCACGACCTCTGCGTCTTCCGATCCATCCGTTCGGACAAAGACGGCCTGTGGTCGGCGCACTACACCCGGCACGACCTGGAAACATGGGCGCAGTACGCCGACCGCCTCCGCCAGACCGGGCTGACCCAGGAGGAGCGGATGCTGGCGGAGCTGGGTGTCGATGTCGTGCGCGTTTTCGAGGATGACCGCGAGACTGAAACGCAAGACTTGGCGGAAGATGACGTAGAAGCCGAGCCCGCGATTCGGTGGGTGACGGTGCTGGTGGTGTTGGGCGAGATGGAGTACGAGCTGCATGAGCCCTTCGAGCTACGCATGGACAAAGTGGACTACACCGACCCGGCGGCGGTGCTGCCTTAGAGGTTCTTGCGCTAAAGCCCGGCCGAGGCCTCGGCCGGGCTTTATATATCCACGTTTGCGTGGCCGCTACACTGAGGGCGATGCCACAAACCAGTCCCGTCTTGATTAAGCCCTTTGATGCGATGTCCCTGCGCGAGCTGCACGCCGTGTTCAAGCTGCGGGGCGAGGTGTTTGTGGTGGGTCAGCAGATCTGTGCCGTGCCGGATGTCGATGAGTACGACCCGCTTTGTCACCACGCGCTGCTGTGGGTCGGGGACGAGCTCGCGGGCACGGCTCGGCTACTGCCCAAGGACGCTGGCCAAACGATAAAGGTCGGCCGGGTCGCGGTGGGTAAGCCGTGGCGGGGTTGCGGGATGGGCGTGACGCTGATGCGCGGCGTGCAGGCGTGGATCGGTACGGAGCCCGGCCGGGTCGGCGTCATGTCGGCGCAGGCGTATCTTGAGCGCTGGTACATCGCGCTGGGCTGGACCACGGTCGGCGCGGTCTACGAAGAAGCCGGGATCGACCACGTCGAGATGCGGTGGGGGGAAGCAGGCGCTGAGTAAACGTGAACCCCAACCGCCGCGTCACACGCGGGATCGCCCGATTAGCCCTACGCCCAGAGGGCGTGGCGCATCGGACTGACGAGTTGTTATCCAACGCCACGCCCGTTGGGCGTAGGGCTAAACGAGCGTAGGCCTAAACAAGTCGGCTACAGTGACATCATGAAACACCTCCCCCGCGCGCTGCTCATCCTCTTCGCACTGGCGCTGCCGATCCACGCGCAAGACGCCGACACCGAACGGCCCGACCTCCCGGTCCGCGTCGCGTGCGTCGGCGACGGCATCACCTACGGCACCGGTCTGCCCGAACGCGAACGCTGGTGCTACCCCGCGCTGCTGCAGGATATGCTCGGCGACGGATACGACGTACAAAACTTTGGGGTTGAGCAAGCAACGACGATCGCGGCGGGCGACCACCCGTATAGCGAGACACAGGCGTACCGCGACGCACTGGACTTCGAGCCGGACGTCGTCATCATCATGCTCGGGACTCACGACACACAGCCGGACAACTGGGAGCATTACGAGGACTTCATCTTCGACTACGAAGACATGGTCGCCGCATTCCGTGAGCACGCCGAGGCCCCCAGGGTGCTGCTGTGTGTGCCGCCGCCGACATGGACCGAGGAGCGAGCGGAGGCGGACCGGCTGCACCGGTCTCCGGTGAATGAGCGTGTGAGGTTGCTTGGTTCTCGCACATCAAGCGAGCAGATTAACCTGCACGATCTGTTGATCCAGCGGCGGGACTGGTTCCCCGATGGGGTCCACCCCAATTCGTTCGGGGCGGAACTCATCGCCAAGCGAGTCTACGAACAACTCATGCTGCGGCAGGATGTAGAGTTTGACATCTCGCAGTCGCTCGAAGGCCTGCTTGAAGAGGATGTTGATTGGCTGCCGTTTTACGCGTTTGCTCAAGGCGACATCAGAAGCTGGCATTTCTCTGCAACGATCCTGCGGCCGCGGGTCGTTGCGGAAGGCCGGCCCTGGGTCTGGCGGGCGCGATTCTGGCGTCACGAACCGCAGGCAGACTACGCCATGCTCGAACGCGGTTGGCATGTGGTGTACTGCGATGTGTCGAATCTGTACGGCAACCCCGAGGCGGTCGAACGCTGGGATACGTTCTATCAACTCATGCGGGATGCTGGGCTTGGCGAAGACCTCGTGCTCGAAGGCATGAGCCGGGGCGGGCTGATCATCTACAACTGGGCCAAGGCGAACCCGGAAAAAGTCTGCGCGATCTACGGCGACGCGCCGGTCTGCGATATCCGGAGCTGGCCCGGGGGGCTGGGCGTGGGGCGAGGATCAACTGAGGGCCAGTTCGATGGACCTCTGGAATACATCCCCAGCGACTGGGAGACCGCACTAGACGCCTACGGCCTCACCGAAGATGACATCGCCAACTTCACCGGCAACCCGATCGACGGCCTTGAACCGCTGGCGGAGCATGGCGTACCGCTGCTGCATGTCGTCGGCGAGGCGGACGACGTCGTGCCCGTCAGCGAAAACACCGCCATCCTCGAAGAACGATATCGCGCACTCGGCGGCGACATCACCGTCATCCGCAAGCCCGGCGTCGGGCACCACCCGCACGCGCTGTCCGACCCCACGCCGATCGTCGACTTCTTCCTTGAAGCGACCGGCCGGAAGGTCAACTTCGCGACAGTGGCCCGGCCCAGTGTCGAGTTCCGCGCGGGCGCGGGCTGGGGCAACGGCACATGGTGGACCCAGCATGAACACTTCAATGCGTTGGGCGAGCAGCACGACCTCGACGTCGTCTTCATCGGCGACTCGATCACGCAGAGCTTTACGGGTGTGGCGGATCGGCTTGGGCATGAAGGCGGCGGCCGAACCTTTGACCGCGCGTTTGGCGACCTCCGGGCCGCGGGGTTTGGGCTCGCCGGCGACCGCACCGAGCACCTGCTCTACCGCATCGCCAACGGCAACTTCGACCACATCGACCCGAAGGTCGTCGTCCTGATGATCGGCGTCAACAACATCAACGCCGCGGGCAACACCGGCGAACAGACGGCGCAGGGCACCCGCGCGGTCGTCGCCGCGTTGCGCGAAAAAGTGCCGGGGGCGCATGTCATCGTGCTGGGTTGTTTCCCGACCGGGCCCCGGGCCGACAGCCCGAACCGGCGGGCGGTCGATGTGCTGCACGACAACATCGCGGACATCGGTGATGCAGATGACCAGGTCACCTACCTCGACCTGCGGCCGCTGTTCCTGAACGAGGACGGCACGCTCAACGGCAACATGCGCGGCGACGCGATCCACCTCACCGGCGCCGGCTACGTGGCCTGGGCGGACGCGATCGGGCCCGTGATCCGCGAGCTGCTGGCGGAGTAGGGATTCGACTTGTTTAGCCCGACGCCCAACGGGCGTGGCGTTGTCATGCGGTGGCGTGGGTGCCCGGTGTGTGTAGGGGGCGTGGACGCCGGCCCCGTTGGGGCCTGGGCTAAACGTGGCGTGGTCTGAGGTGGGGTTTGCCCGCTGGCGGGGGAGCGTTGCACCCCCTAAAATGAAGATTCGCACACATGAGGCGGCCGGCCCGGCTGACCCACGCGGTCCACCACTTCGGCGGACACACGCGTGGCCAGCGACGCCGACCCGCCTCAACCACATACAGGGCAAGATGTTATGACAGAAGCGATCGCCTCCGACTCCGCCAAACTCACCGTCGGCGACCAGCAGATCGACCTGCCCGTCTTCGCCGGCTCCGAGGGCGAACGCTCCATCGATATCACCAAGCTCCGCGGCGAAACCGGCTACATCACGCTCGACCCCGGCTACCGCAACACCGGCTCGGTCGCCTCCGACATCACCTTCATCAACGGCGAAAAGGGCATCCTCCGCTACCGCGGCTACAGCATCGAAGACGTCTGTGG
The sequence above is a segment of the Phycisphaeraceae bacterium D3-23 genome. Coding sequences within it:
- a CDS encoding GNAT family N-acetyltransferase; amino-acid sequence: MPQTSPVLIKPFDAMSLRELHAVFKLRGEVFVVGQQICAVPDVDEYDPLCHHALLWVGDELAGTARLLPKDAGQTIKVGRVAVGKPWRGCGMGVTLMRGVQAWIGTEPGRVGVMSAQAYLERWYIALGWTTVGAVYEEAGIDHVEMRWGEAGAE
- a CDS encoding GDSL-type esterase/lipase family protein codes for the protein MKHLPRALLILFALALPIHAQDADTERPDLPVRVACVGDGITYGTGLPERERWCYPALLQDMLGDGYDVQNFGVEQATTIAAGDHPYSETQAYRDALDFEPDVVIIMLGTHDTQPDNWEHYEDFIFDYEDMVAAFREHAEAPRVLLCVPPPTWTEERAEADRLHRSPVNERVRLLGSRTSSEQINLHDLLIQRRDWFPDGVHPNSFGAELIAKRVYEQLMLRQDVEFDISQSLEGLLEEDVDWLPFYAFAQGDIRSWHFSATILRPRVVAEGRPWVWRARFWRHEPQADYAMLERGWHVVYCDVSNLYGNPEAVERWDTFYQLMRDAGLGEDLVLEGMSRGGLIIYNWAKANPEKVCAIYGDAPVCDIRSWPGGLGVGRGSTEGQFDGPLEYIPSDWETALDAYGLTEDDIANFTGNPIDGLEPLAEHGVPLLHVVGEADDVVPVSENTAILEERYRALGGDITVIRKPGVGHHPHALSDPTPIVDFFLEATGRKVNFATVARPSVEFRAGAGWGNGTWWTQHEHFNALGEQHDLDVVFIGDSITQSFTGVADRLGHEGGGRTFDRAFGDLRAAGFGLAGDRTEHLLYRIANGNFDHIDPKVVVLMIGVNNINAAGNTGEQTAQGTRAVVAALREKVPGAHVIVLGCFPTGPRADSPNRRAVDVLHDNIADIGDADDQVTYLDLRPLFLNEDGTLNGNMRGDAIHLTGAGYVAWADAIGPVIRELLAE